From the genome of Chelmon rostratus isolate fCheRos1 chromosome 1, fCheRos1.pri, whole genome shotgun sequence, one region includes:
- the nhsb gene encoding Nance-Horan syndrome protein: MPFAKRIVEPQLLCRHQIPNDEGLLFEDLCAISNVVLSRTLRQLSDLARHACSLFQELENDIISTNQRVWVLQNKIGQIQQTASALDPKKEAVPVSNLDIESKLSLHYQAPWHQQHNVFHPCTRPPCLEELHRNAQLSLRALHRDEQQHHRSTSRERSRVTISISVAPPMPTFPSPHSIRRQQRSRLARAQERAERERELDYQPRKERTVRETEIQTIQRKERPGREADIQTIQRKATSTGESEGGEVLGGQRAKASASNVPSTQDKQTNWSKENLPPSEQKTTADSHSISSCIIPINVTGVGFDREASARCSLVHSQSVLQRRRKLRRRKTITGIPKRVQHDMDSDESPVARERTVIVHANPHQLSLCHEDLSISGRLHHTRDSGCQTDDFLIACTAAPSRRRIRAQRGHQGIPASLSHSTGNISSLGDQSDSTYTSVAAHGGRLRSRSLPREGGRLMDSDEDDDDNYDDDDEDEELSPYEAEDFIPPGPSPRMKMMMMKDEEESTDDQAAPEPLQLGSLKRLQRSGERDRGGGGGGSPEHSWMERGRSRLPRKADMGSCEISSSSDTFSSPIHSVSTTGVLGSHVDHKEDHQSSSGNWSGSSSTCPSQTSETIPPPSSPPLTGSSHCDSELSLNTVPNAIDEGFSLDPSYHSDLRPQGQGHRSSSFTSSATDQLDDAGVSTASEGEWTYPPDQDQTDPDHDPDQTQNLSQSHGLAQEYSSKQGLEDQPCFSDKTSHTEKEPVSHYPSDTEGFYSSSVHFGECNQSYKGYMYNYADPGPDCGQSNTVAAPLSHGVYPQPSANFRAGTMTLGRTCRPLRKPKVKPPPPKRTTSLKETSSSVDVGTDTQADQDQPKMVSEQDLTLSSTDMKLELELELEGAPEPLQTSCLVAEPLGTWGMGLGETVDIVEPMSFSSADTHSFKDEGAVQSDYADLWLHNTELKSSNGEYTSMSNSSTATGTTVMECIKSPDSSSSSTETQTQALAQASETRANSPPLQPGDFKLGSPEKLAGLASPSSGYSSQSETPTSTLPSSSAAFFPGPLSPSTGKRKPKVPERKSSLSSLQHFPRDGASIPSGYKRDPDFPPPPSQLDLNVLHGGYVRHTLSHRTHHMHTLHHSKHRVANVLATGTKLLVPEASNSNPPPSSNAAPIIPSSNLLAITPSALRSVQLHSISQSTDSAATTDQETPSGAETATRPKYPLSTSTLAPPPINTRPLPPRRPPPRPPGHDHTSSPEHLQPPPPGRHPDGPPSYESLLLRQDRYGPGTFWAMTAFRTRMDPSSELSDDSSPLHRPVPRAPHPSPVDLHTHIHSHTEFRGLTHSAHAHPEFRVLGERSFSQDDDDEEDEEEDEEEQAKEPPRAACSRGGMRSDHPPPPAYEFAGVSHLDSGPWASPVKVPGTTMETSHPYLISDARKGGQEDQEEEEEVTSGATRSAHQQQPQESKDDSTTPDTEDYFSKGMLCAADSTPSDNSLSPLTDDTKVDDDIIITSPNKTRTTEDLFAMIHRSKRKVLGRKDSGDLNVKSRLCPTAPVAPVSTVIIPPAPPLNIPATLPTAAGSQRAPVPIYRSAKKSSTSNEEFKLLLLKKGSRSDSSYRMSATEILKSPITPKTPGESLQEGSIRQAEEPLSTLQEPPISGLDPIQIPGLFPRANSESFTPKTLPMSAASRQGRSRIPPVANSSRYSTRSRLYTAPMQAISEGETENSDGSPHDDRSS; this comes from the exons CGGTGTCGAACCTGGACATAGAGAGCAAGCTGTCGCTTCACTATCAGGCTCCATGGCACCAGCAACACAACGTGTTCCATCCTTGTACCCGACCACCATGTCTGGAGGAGCTGCACAGAAACGCTCAGCTCAGTCTCAGAGCCCTGCACCGAG ACGAACAACAGCACCACCGGTCCACAAGTCGGGAGAGAAGCAGAGTGACCATCTCTATCTCAGTGGCGCCCCCCATGCCCACCTTCCCCTCACCACACTCCATTCGCCGGCAACAGAGGAGTCGCTTGGCACGAGCG caagagagagcagagagggagcgagagtTAGACTATCAACCCAGGAAG GAGAGGACCGTTAGAGAAACAGAGATCCAGACCATTCagagaaaa GAGAGGCCAGGGAGAGAAGCAGATATTCAGACGATCCAAAGAAAG GCTACCTCGACGGGTGAAAGTGAAGGTGGTGAGGTCCTGGGAGGCCAAAGAGCCAAGGCCTCAGCCTCCAATGTCCCCTCGACCCAGGACAAACAGACCAACTGGTCCAAGGAAAACCTCCcaccatcagaacagaagaCAACTGCTGATTCTcactccatctcctcctgcatCATCCCCATCAACGTCACAG GAGTTGGGTTTGACAGGGAAGCAAGTGCTCGTTGCTCTCTCGTCCATTCCCAGTCAGTTCTTCAGAGGAGAaggaagctgaggaggaggaagaccaTCACAGGAATACCCAAAAGAGTACAGCATGACATGG ACTCAGATGAATCACCCGTAGCAAGAGAACGCACAGTGATCGTCCATGCCAACCCCCACCAACTCTCTCTTTGTCATGAAGACCTCTCAATTAGTGGTCGCCTCCATCACACTCGTGACTCTGGCTGCCAGACAGATGATTTCCTTATAGCAT GTACAGCTGCTCCCTCTAGAAGGCGCATCAGAGCTCAGCGTGGCCATCAAGGAatcccagcctctctgtcccattCAACAGGCAACATTTCTTCCCTGGGTGACCAGTCAGACTCCACATACACCAGTGTTGCAGCCCATGGTGGACGCTTGCGTTCTCGTAGCCTACCGAGAGAGGGTGGACGTCTGATGGACAGTGACGAGGATGACGATGAcaattatgatgatgatgacgaagaTGAAGAATTGTCACCATACGAAGCGGAGGACTTTATTCCACCTGGCCCTAGTCCAagaatgaagatgatgatgatgaaagatgaagaagagagcACAGATGACCAAGCAGCTCCTGAGCCACTGCAACTTGGAAGCCTAAAAAGATTGCAGCGATCtggggaaagagacagagggggtggaggaggaggaagcccAGAGCATAGCTGGATGGAGAGGGGCCGTTCTCGCTTGCCCCGCAAGGCTGACATGGGCAGCTGTGAGATCTCATCCAGTTCAGATACTTTCAGCAGCCCTATTCACTCCGTGTCTACAACAGGAGTTCTAGGCAGCCATGTGGACCACAAAGAGGACCACCAGTCATCGAGTGGAAACTGGAGTGGTTCCAGCTCCACCTGCCCTTCTCAGACATCTGAAACCATCCCCCCACCCTCTTCTCCACCACTGACAGGCTCATCCCATTGCGACTCAGAGCTGTCACTCAACACTGTGCCCAATGCCATTGATGAGGGATTCTCTCTAGATCCCTCATACCACTCTGACCTCAGACCCCAGGGCCAAGGCCACAGGTCAAGCTCGTTCACATCCTCAGCCACAGACCAGTTGGATGATGCAGGGGTCAGTACGGCCAGTGAGGGGGAGTGGACATACCCTCCAGACCAAGACCAGACCGATCCAGACCATGACCCTGACCAGACCCAAAACCTTAGCCAGAGCCATGGGTTAGCCCAGGAGTACAGCTCTAAACAAGGTCTAGAAGACCAACCCTGTTTCAGTGACAAGACCAGCCACACTGAAAAAGAGCCTGTCTCTCATTACCCATCTGATACAGAGGGTTTCTACTCCTCTTCTGTGCATTTTGGGGAGTGTAATCAGAGTTACAAAGGATACATGTATAACTATGCAGACCCAGGACCTGACTGTGGCCAATCCAACACTGTGGCAGCACCACTATCCCATGGAGTTTACCCCCAGCCATCAGCTAACTTCAGAGCAGGCACTATGACGCTGGGGAGGACCTGTCGTCCGCTAAGGAAACCAAAAGTCAAACCTCCCCCACCTAAACGGACCACCTCGCTGAAGGAAACCAGTAGTAGTGTTGATGTTGGAACGGACACGCAGGCAGATCAGGATCAACCAAAGATGGTTAGTGAACAAGATCTTACCTTGTCTTCCACTGATATGAAGCTGGAACTGGAGCTAGAGCTTGAAGGTGCTCCAGAACCATTACAGACATCTTGTCTCGTGGCAGAGCCTTTGGGAACTTGGGGAATGGGACTGGGTGAAACTGTGGACATAGTAGAGCCCATgtccttcagctctgcagatACACACTCATTTAAGGATGAAGGTGCTGTGCAATCTGACTATGCAGACCTGTGGCTTCACAACACTGAGCTGAAGTCCAGCAATGGTGAGTACACATCCATGTCCAACTCAAGCACAGCTACAGGCACCACTGTCATGGAGTGTATCAAGTCACCAgacagctcttcctcctccacagaaaCCCAAACCCAGGCTCTTGCCCAGGCTTCAGAAACCAGAGCAAATAGTCCACCTCTCCAGCCTGGAGACTTCAAACTTGGTTCACCCGAAAAGCTGGCTGGCCTGGCCTCACCATCCAGTGgctattccagccaatcagagactcCAACGTCTACCTTGCCCTCATCTTCGGCAGCGTTCTTCCCAGGACCTCTGTCTCCCTCAACTGGCAAGAGAAAGCCCAAAGTGCCCGAGAGGaagtcttctctctcttctctgcagcaCTTCCCCAGAGATGGAGCTTCCATTCCCTCTGGATATAAGAGAGACCCAGACttcccacctccaccttcacaaCTTGATCTCAATGTTCTCCATGGTGGTTACGTCAGACACACACTATCTCACCGGacacaccacatgcacacactccatcacagcaaacacagagttGCAAATGTTTTAGCCACTGGAACAAAGTTGTTGGTTCCTGAGGCATCAAATTCCAACCCACCACCAAGTTCAAACGCTGCTCCAATAATTCCCAGTTCCAATCTATTGGCAATAACTCCATCTGCTCTTCGTTCAGTGCAGCTCCATTCTATTAGCCAATCTACAGATAGTGCTGCCACTACAGACCAGGAAACACCAAGTGGAGCAGAGACTGCTACGAGACCCAAATATCCTCTGAGTACTTCTACACTAGCTCCACCACCTATCAACACTAGGCCTCTCCCTCCCCGTAGACCACCTCCCAGACCCCCAGGTCATGACCACACCTCCTCCCCTGAACACTTGCAACCACCTCCCCCTGGCCGCCACCCTGATGGGCCTCCATCCTATGAAAGCCTGCTACTCAGACAGGACCGCTATGGACCTGGAACCTTCTGGGCAATGACAGCCTTCAGAACCCGGATGGACCCATCATCAGAACTGTCTGATGACAGCTCACCCTTGCATCGGCCTGTGCCACGTGCTCCCCACCCTTCGCCTGTGGatctacacacacatatccactcacacacagagttcagGGGGCTCACACACTCAGCTCATGCGCACCCTGAGTTTAGGGTTTTGGGGGAGCGCTCGTTCTcccaggatgatgatgatgaagaagacgaggaggaggacgaggaagagcAGGCGAAAGAGCCTCCGAGGGCTGCATGTTCCAGAGGAGGCATGAGATCGGAccaccctccacctccagcatATGAGTTTGCTGGGGTATCCCACTTAGACTCAGGGCCCTGGGCTAGTCCAGTCAAAGTGCCTGGTACCACAATGGAGACATCGCATCCTTACCTAATCAGCGATGCTAGGAAAGGAGGACAAGAAGatcaggaagaagaggaggaagtgacatcagGTGCTACCAGAAGTgcccatcagcagcagccacaggagAGCAAAGATGACTCCACCACTCCTGACACTGAGGATTACTTCAGTAAAG GgatgctgtgtgctgcagattCCACGCCCAGTGATAATTCACTCTCCCCCCTGACGGATGACACCAAAGTGGATGATGACATAATTATCACATCACCCAACAAGACCCGTACAACAGAGGACCTGTTTGCCATGATACACAG ATCCAAGAGAAAGGTCCTGGGCCGTAAAGATTCAGGAGACCTAAACGTGAAGTCTCGTCTCTGCCCTACTGCACCAGTGGCTCCTGTCTCCACTGTTATTATCCCGCCAGCCCCTCCTCTCAACATCCCAGCCACCTTACCTACTGCTGCTGGGTCACAACGCGCTCCTGTGCCAATCTACCGCAGCGCCAAGAAATCCAGCACATCCAACGAGGAGTTTAAACTCCTGTTGCTGAAGAAAGGTAGCAGGTCTGATTCCAGCTACCGTATGTCAGCTACAGAGATTCTGAAGAGCCCTATCACCCCTAAAACCCCAGGAGAGTCCCTTCAGGAAGGGTCTATTAGACAGGCTGAGGAGCCACTCTCTACACTCCAAGAGCCCCCCATTTCTGGCCTGGACCCAATCCAGATACCAGGCCTTTTTCCAAGGGCCAATTCTGAGAGTTTCACCCCCAAAACCCTGCCTATGTCAGCTGCATCTCGACAGGGACGTTCTCGGATCCCCCCTGTAGCTAACAGCAGTCGCTACAGCACACGTAGCCGCCTCTACACAGCCCCCATGCAAGCCATTTCTGAAGGGGAGACAGAGAACTCAGATGGGAGCCCCCATGATGACAGATCATCCTAA